GCAGCTTCACTTAAAGTGTAGATCTTAAGGGTGACTACTCATAGTGGCATAAGGTAACAGCTGGTCAAATATCCTAGAAATTGGTAACAAAACGTCAAATTTGTGTTGTTGATATAAGAAATCAATTGGAATTCGATTAAGTTAATTTCCagtctaaaatatatttgtttatttgttagtATCAATTACCCTGATAGCTGAGataatttaatcaagttattaatcaaatttagtCAGACAGATACTGAATCGAATTATAGAGATCATCATGaactgtagctgtatctggaTTATGCATTGTTCAGCACGTTCTGGCCATGGACACCATGGATATTTATAGACTCTGGAGTGTTTTATGATTTGCTTTGTTCAGTTGTGTCCATTGTTCGATTCCCTCTCTTCTTCTGtcgctatctctctctctttatatgCCAATTGAAATGATCTGATGCTAATGCACTGTTCCATCTTTCCATACgtaaatatatagattattTTGAGCCCATGTTTACCAGCTATGGCGGAGATCAGAACCGACCCGTGGCACATTTCAAGTTCGTCATTGGAGTGCCCAATTGTGGCTCCAAGCAGATGTGGCCCGTTCTGGACTACTCAGGCGTAAGTAACCTGACTggacttttaatattttattaatccaTGAGCTTATCTTTCAGAGCTATGACAAGCTGGTGCTCCTGGACGATGGCAAGCTGAGACACTATACAAATGCCGAGAATGAAAACGATGAACGACGCGGCGTGCAAACGGATTACGATGAAGATCTGGTAGAGGCGAATAAGCCACGTTACTATGACTATGAGCAGGGACAGTACTGCCTCGATAAGGTAACTTTATcaactaaaaattattcaaatcatTCTTTTAATTCCATATTTCCATGTATCTTCCAGGCCGTTTCCCCGGAGCACAAGCACAGTCTATTTGCTCACATCTGTTTGGCCAAAAAGGAGAACAATTGGAACGATTCAAACTTTCTGCTGCGTAAAATTCTCAATCCCATATTCCATGGCATATCCTTGATTATTTTACTGATCATAGCCATCGTTTACTTCATTTTACCCACGCTCAGGTGAGAAtcgtttcattaaaaatatagttgttaaaattaagttattcaTTCTGATTTCTGTTTAAATCGATTCCCTTTAGCAGAGATCTTGTTGGAAATATTGTGACTACAATTGCGATGTGTCTGATGGTCAGTCAGGCGGCGGATCTGGTCTGCATTTTCACGGATTTCACCAATCACGTTAGCTTCATTGTGGCAGATATAATACTGTGCTTCAGTTTGCTGGCGGCCTTCTTCTGGCTCAACAGTTTTGGCTATTACATTTGGAAGACGTTCCGGTCGAGGAATGTGTTCCTGCGTGTGACGGATGGACGCAAGTATTGCTACTATTCGGCCTATGCCTGGGGATGCACAGCAACGATGGCTGGACTTGCGGTATTTGCGCACTTTTTCCTGGATGCGGATTCATACAAGAAGGAGAATATGCGCGGGGAACAGCAGACAATTGGCTGGCTGGGCATCTGTATATTCTTTGCGCCGATTGCGTgcaccatcatcatcaacatcttCTTCTATGTGACCACACGGAAGCTAATCAATCGCCGTACAGTCTACGGCCGGATTGCGCACAAACTAAAGGCCAAGTGAGTGATGGATGGTGTTGCGTATTTAGATTGAGATTCATTTGatttacatttgatttgcaGCTTTATCATGTTCTCGCTGATGCTGTTGGTCATGTCATTTTCCTGGCTGTTCCTCACCATGTCCTGGCTAGCCCTGGACGGACTTCTTTATGCTCACATCGTAGTGAATGCGTTCCAGGCGCCGCTGTTGCTTTACATCTGCGTGCTGCGACAGCGTCATGTTACCTTCTTGCTAAAGAAGTCCTGCTGCTACAACGAGCCGCCGTCTTCAAGCGATTGGGGTGATGAGATGCACTACATGAATGGCAACGAATATTGAGCCAAGCGTCCACCGAGAGCGTTCAACTCGATCTGAGCTGAAGCCAAGTTATAGTTGAATACGAGCCGTAATCTATCAACTAGTTTTAGGATCTACTCGTAGCTATGCTAAGTGTTTTTGTGTAGTTTAACAATGTTAAACATTGAGATTTGTACTTAACAAGTaactaatttataaaaacaacttaTTAAACAAGCAAAGTCTGACACATACCTGTCCAAATAGTTTGCCCTCCTCCCGCTGCACCAGCGGACTCATTAAAGCCCGCACAATCAGATGACAATCATCGAGGACTGTGTTGAAGAATCGGCGTGTGGGCAACAGTGCCTCCAGATCAATGATGAACTCCAAGAAGCGTTCGCAATAGTGCACGACATTGCTGTTGAGTTCGCCTTTAGCGGGAATGCGTTCCAATATCCGTAGAAAATCAATGATTAGGTTCTGCATGAAGTGACGCTCCCACATTACATCTGGCTTGGGACTATCTTTCTCCTTCTTCTG
The genomic region above belongs to Drosophila innubila isolate TH190305 chromosome 3R unlocalized genomic scaffold, UK_Dinn_1.0 2_E_3R, whole genome shotgun sequence and contains:
- the LOC117793016 gene encoding probable G-protein coupled receptor Mth-like 5 isoform X2; its protein translation is MLIKMLGAQICPYLAKGSCLLLALLATLRAVAITAHVADSSSVESTVPMANNDPNVVLVNKCCEKFEIHVNNSCQQVNETDYFEPMFTSYGGDQNRPVAHFKFVIGVPNCGSKQMWPVLDYSGSYDKLVLLDDGKLRHYTNAENENDERRGVQTDYDEDLVEANKPRYYDYEQGQYCLDKAVSPEHKHSLFAHICLAKKENNWNDSNFLLRKILNPIFHGISLIILLIIAIVYFILPTLRDLVGNIVTTIAMCLMVSQAADLVCIFTDFTNHVSFIVADIILCFSLLAAFFWLNSFGYYIWKTFRSRNVFLRVTDGRKYCYYSAYAWGCTATMAGLAVFAHFFLDADSYKKENMRGEQQTIGWLGICIFFAPIACTIIINIFFYVTTRKLINRRTVYGRIAHKLKANFIMFSLMLLVMSFSWLFLTMSWLALDGLLYAHIVVNAFQAPLLLYICVLRQRHVTFLLKKSCCYNEPPSSSDWGDEMHYMNGNEY
- the LOC117793016 gene encoding probable G-protein coupled receptor Mth-like 5 isoform X1; the encoded protein is MLIKMLGAQICPYLAKGSCLLLALLATLRAVAITAHVADSSSVESTVPMANNDPNVVLVNKCCEKFEIHVNNSCQQVNETDYFEPMFTSYGGDQNRPVAHFKFVIGVPNCGSKQMWPVLDYSGSYDKLVLLDDGKLRHYTNAENENDERRGVQTDYDEDLVEANKPRYYDYEQGQYCLDKAVSPEHKHSLFAHICLAKKENNWNDSNFLLRKILNPIFHGISLIILLIIAIVYFILPTLSRDLVGNIVTTIAMCLMVSQAADLVCIFTDFTNHVSFIVADIILCFSLLAAFFWLNSFGYYIWKTFRSRNVFLRVTDGRKYCYYSAYAWGCTATMAGLAVFAHFFLDADSYKKENMRGEQQTIGWLGICIFFAPIACTIIINIFFYVTTRKLINRRTVYGRIAHKLKANFIMFSLMLLVMSFSWLFLTMSWLALDGLLYAHIVVNAFQAPLLLYICVLRQRHVTFLLKKSCCYNEPPSSSDWGDEMHYMNGNEY